One Frankia alni ACN14a DNA window includes the following coding sequences:
- a CDS encoding ABC transporter substrate-binding protein, whose product MLGGLAAGLAAVLALAACGSDGGSSGSAASTTGTGAKLTPVKLQLQWFTQAQFAGYIAAKEKGFYRDAGLDVSLLEGGTDIVPQTVLAQGQADFAVAWVPKALASREQGAQITDIAQIFQRSGTRQVSFADAGIGGPADLKGKKVGNWGFGNEYELFAGMTKAGLDPGGDVTLVQQQFDMNALLSGDIDAAQAMSYNEYAQVLEAKNPKTGELYKPSDFTVVDWNDVGTAMLQDAVWASTDKLQKDPAYQQTATKFLTGSLRGWIYCRDHAQECRDLVVAAGSKLGASHQLWQTNEVNKLVWPSPGGIGMVDKAAWDRTVQIARATKNADGQTVLTKAPEGLAYTNQYVQQALASLRADGVDVTGSSFKPLTVTLNPGGG is encoded by the coding sequence ATGCTGGGCGGGCTCGCGGCCGGGTTGGCCGCGGTGCTGGCCCTGGCCGCCTGCGGCTCGGACGGGGGCAGCAGCGGCTCGGCCGCGTCGACGACCGGCACCGGGGCGAAGCTCACCCCGGTGAAGCTGCAGTTGCAGTGGTTCACCCAGGCGCAGTTCGCCGGCTACATCGCGGCGAAGGAGAAGGGCTTCTACCGCGACGCCGGTCTTGACGTCAGCCTGCTGGAGGGCGGCACGGACATCGTGCCGCAGACGGTGCTGGCGCAGGGGCAGGCCGACTTCGCCGTCGCCTGGGTGCCGAAGGCGCTGGCCTCCCGTGAGCAGGGCGCGCAGATCACCGACATCGCGCAGATCTTTCAGCGCTCCGGCACCCGGCAGGTCAGCTTCGCCGACGCCGGCATCGGCGGGCCGGCCGACCTCAAGGGCAAGAAGGTCGGCAACTGGGGCTTCGGCAACGAGTACGAGCTGTTCGCCGGCATGACGAAGGCCGGGCTCGACCCCGGCGGGGACGTCACCCTCGTCCAGCAGCAGTTCGACATGAACGCGCTGCTCTCCGGCGACATCGACGCCGCCCAGGCGATGAGCTACAACGAGTACGCCCAGGTGCTGGAGGCGAAGAACCCGAAGACCGGCGAGCTGTACAAGCCGTCGGACTTCACCGTCGTCGACTGGAACGACGTCGGCACCGCCATGCTCCAGGACGCGGTGTGGGCGTCCACCGACAAGCTCCAGAAGGACCCGGCGTACCAGCAGACCGCGACGAAGTTCCTGACCGGTTCGCTGCGCGGCTGGATCTACTGCCGCGACCACGCCCAGGAATGCCGCGACCTGGTCGTCGCCGCCGGCTCCAAGCTCGGCGCCAGCCACCAGCTCTGGCAGACCAACGAGGTCAACAAGCTGGTCTGGCCGTCACCGGGCGGCATCGGGATGGTCGACAAGGCGGCCTGGGACCGGACCGTCCAGATCGCCAGGGCGACGAAGAACGCCGACGGCCAGACCGTCCTCACCAAGGCCCCCGAGGGCCTCGCCTACACCAACCAGTACGTCCAGCAGGCGCTGGCGTCGCTCAGGGCGGACGGCGTCGACGTCACCGGGTCGAGTTTCAAGCCGCTGACCGTCACCCTGAACCCGGGCGGCGGCTGA
- a CDS encoding ABC transporter ATP-binding protein, with protein MTAQPIPAAGTAEAAGTAEAADAAPATPATPATPATPATPATPATPATPATPATPATPAATATPDAAVVVRGVTKAFDVAGAAPTVALTDIDLTVTRGEFVSLIGPSGCGKSTLLRLVADLIPPTRGEILVGGRPARQARLDQDYGIAFQQAGLFGWRTVLGNVELPLQVHGMRKAERRARARELLDLVGLADFAGHWPDQLSGGMQQRVAIARALAERPRLLLLDEPFGALDEMTRERMQAELARIRRETGTTVILVTHSIPEAVFLSDRVAVMSARPGRITAMVAVELAARTGAGRGVDSTDLREQPEFFAAVTAVREALRAGDSSGVGVS; from the coding sequence ATGACGGCGCAGCCCATCCCGGCGGCGGGCACGGCCGAGGCGGCGGGCACGGCCGAGGCGGCGGACGCGGCGCCGGCCACCCCGGCCACCCCGGCCACCCCGGCCACCCCGGCCACCCCGGCCACCCCGGCCACCCCGGCCACCCCGGCCACCCCGGCCACCCCGGCCACCCCGGCCGCAACAGCCACCCCGGACGCGGCGGTGGTGGTGCGCGGGGTGACGAAGGCGTTCGACGTCGCCGGGGCGGCGCCCACCGTGGCGCTGACGGACATCGACCTGACGGTCACCCGCGGCGAGTTCGTCTCGCTGATCGGACCGTCCGGCTGCGGGAAGTCGACGCTGCTGCGGCTGGTCGCCGACCTGATCCCGCCGACCCGCGGGGAGATCCTCGTCGGCGGCCGGCCGGCGCGTCAGGCCCGCCTCGACCAGGACTACGGCATCGCCTTCCAACAGGCCGGCCTGTTCGGCTGGCGCACCGTGCTCGGCAACGTCGAACTGCCGCTGCAGGTCCACGGGATGCGCAAGGCCGAGCGCCGCGCCCGCGCCCGGGAGCTGCTCGACCTGGTCGGGCTCGCGGACTTCGCCGGCCACTGGCCCGACCAGCTCTCCGGCGGCATGCAGCAACGGGTGGCCATCGCCCGCGCGCTGGCCGAGCGGCCCCGGCTGCTGCTGCTCGACGAGCCGTTCGGCGCCCTCGACGAGATGACCCGCGAGCGCATGCAGGCCGAACTCGCCCGCATCCGGCGGGAGACCGGGACCACCGTCATCCTCGTCACCCACTCGATCCCCGAGGCGGTGTTCCTCTCCGACCGGGTGGCGGTGATGTCGGCGCGGCCGGGGCGGATCACGGCCATGGTTGCGGTGGAGCTGGCGGCGCGGACCGGCGCGGGCCGCGGCGTCGACAGCACCGACCTGCGGGAGCAGCCCGAGTTCTTCGCCGCGGTCACCGCCGTGCGCGAGGCGCTGCGCGCCGGCGACTCCAGCGGGGTCGGGGTCTCGTGA
- a CDS encoding CoA-acylating methylmalonate-semialdehyde dehydrogenase, with amino-acid sequence MRTIGHLIGGAEVADAAGRYAPVWNPATGEQQARVALASAQEVRAAVAAARTAAPGWRATPLGRRAEVMFRFRDLLDAGRKEVARLLTAEHGKTLDDALGEIARGLENVEFACGAPHLLRGGYSEQVSAGVDVHEVRQPLGVVAGITPFNFPAMVPLWMLANALVCGNAFVLKPSERDPSPALFLAELLGRAGLPAGVLNVVQGDKVAVDALLDHPDVAAVSFVGSTPIARYVYERATAAGKRVQALGGAKNHLVVLPDAEIAAAADAAVSAAYGSAGERCMAVSVVVAVGEVADPLVEAIAARVRGIRVGPGYDEASEMGPLITAAHRDRVAGYLDVATAQGASVVVDGRTDPATSGPGFFLGASLVDHVRPTSAVYTDEIFGPVLAVVRVAGYDEALRLIEDNPYGNGAAIFTRDGGAARRFTADVEAGMVGVNVPIPVPVAYYSFGGWKGSLFGDLHMYGPDGIRFYTRTKVVTSRWPDPATSAVDLGFPRTR; translated from the coding sequence ATGCGGACGATCGGCCATCTCATCGGTGGGGCCGAGGTGGCGGACGCCGCCGGTCGCTACGCGCCGGTGTGGAATCCGGCGACCGGCGAGCAACAGGCCCGCGTCGCGCTCGCCTCGGCGCAGGAGGTGCGCGCCGCGGTCGCCGCCGCCCGCACGGCGGCCCCGGGCTGGCGGGCGACGCCGCTCGGCCGCCGCGCCGAGGTGATGTTCCGCTTCCGCGACCTGCTCGACGCCGGCCGCAAGGAGGTCGCCCGGCTGCTGACCGCCGAGCACGGCAAGACCCTCGACGACGCGCTCGGCGAGATCGCCCGCGGCCTGGAGAACGTCGAGTTCGCCTGCGGCGCCCCGCACCTGCTGCGCGGCGGCTACTCGGAGCAGGTCTCCGCCGGCGTCGACGTCCACGAGGTGCGTCAACCGCTCGGCGTCGTCGCCGGCATCACCCCGTTCAACTTCCCGGCGATGGTGCCGCTGTGGATGCTCGCGAACGCGCTGGTCTGCGGCAACGCGTTCGTGCTCAAGCCCAGTGAGCGCGACCCGTCCCCGGCGCTGTTCCTCGCCGAGCTGCTCGGGCGTGCCGGGCTGCCGGCGGGCGTGCTCAACGTGGTGCAGGGCGACAAGGTCGCCGTCGACGCGCTGCTCGACCATCCCGACGTCGCCGCGGTGAGCTTCGTCGGCTCCACCCCGATCGCCCGCTACGTCTACGAACGCGCCACCGCCGCCGGCAAGCGGGTGCAGGCCCTCGGCGGGGCGAAGAACCACCTGGTCGTCCTGCCCGACGCCGAGATCGCCGCGGCCGCGGACGCCGCGGTGTCGGCCGCCTACGGCTCGGCCGGTGAACGCTGCATGGCGGTGTCGGTGGTCGTGGCGGTCGGGGAGGTCGCCGACCCGCTGGTCGAGGCGATCGCCGCGCGGGTCCGCGGCATCCGGGTGGGACCCGGCTACGACGAGGCCAGCGAGATGGGACCGCTGATCACCGCGGCGCACCGGGACCGGGTCGCCGGCTACCTCGACGTCGCCACCGCCCAGGGGGCGAGCGTCGTCGTCGACGGCCGTACCGACCCCGCGACCAGCGGCCCCGGCTTCTTCCTCGGCGCGAGCCTCGTCGACCACGTGCGGCCGACCAGCGCCGTCTACACCGACGAGATCTTCGGCCCGGTGCTCGCCGTCGTCCGGGTCGCCGGCTACGACGAGGCGCTGCGGTTGATCGAGGACAACCCCTACGGCAACGGCGCGGCGATCTTCACTCGCGACGGCGGGGCCGCCCGGCGGTTCACCGCCGACGTCGAGGCCGGGATGGTCGGCGTCAACGTGCCGATCCCGGTGCCGGTCGCCTACTACAGCTTCGGTGGCTGGAAGGGTTCGCTGTTCGGCGACCTGCACATGTACGGCCCGGACGGGATCCGCTTCTACACCCGGACCAAGGTCGTCACCTCCCGCTGGCCCGACCCGGCGACGAGCGCGGTCGACCTCGGCTTCCCCCGGACGAGGTGA
- a CDS encoding ABC transporter permease, with protein sequence MSGVRLPARVLARGRVFLPPLVVAVVVLGAWQAFVDLGDVQPYLLPSPSAIAHQFREHTGPIRSAAWVSGVNAAVGLALGAIAGLVAAVVAARSRLIDGMLAPVAAAMNAIPIIVLAPLFNAMFSTTSSVPRRAVVAVVVFFPVFVNTARGLREVAPVHRELMRSLAVGPWRFARTVSLPGALPFFFTGLRLASSLAVIAAVVAEYFGGRQNGLGSRITSAAANSAYPRAWAFVVAACLLGLLFYLVVLAVERAATPWRRHGGR encoded by the coding sequence GTGAGCGGGGTTCGGCTGCCCGCCCGGGTGCTGGCCCGCGGCCGGGTGTTCCTGCCACCGCTCGTCGTCGCGGTCGTCGTCCTCGGCGCCTGGCAGGCGTTCGTCGACCTGGGCGACGTGCAGCCCTACCTGCTGCCGAGCCCGTCGGCGATCGCCCACCAGTTCCGCGAGCACACCGGTCCGATCCGGTCGGCGGCGTGGGTCAGCGGGGTCAACGCGGCGGTGGGGTTGGCCCTTGGCGCGATCGCGGGGCTGGTCGCGGCGGTCGTGGCGGCGCGCTCCCGGTTGATCGACGGAATGCTCGCCCCGGTCGCCGCCGCGATGAACGCCATTCCGATCATCGTGCTGGCCCCGCTGTTCAACGCGATGTTCTCGACGACGTCGTCGGTGCCGCGGCGTGCGGTGGTCGCGGTCGTCGTGTTCTTCCCGGTGTTCGTCAACACCGCCCGCGGGCTGCGTGAGGTCGCCCCGGTGCACCGCGAGCTCATGCGCAGCCTCGCGGTCGGGCCCTGGCGGTTCGCCCGGACCGTGTCGCTGCCCGGGGCGCTGCCGTTCTTCTTCACCGGGCTGCGGCTGGCCTCGTCGCTCGCGGTCATCGCCGCGGTCGTCGCCGAGTACTTCGGCGGCCGGCAGAACGGCCTCGGATCGCGGATCACCTCGGCGGCGGCGAACAGCGCCTACCCCCGGGCCTGGGCGTTCGTCGTCGCGGCCTGCCTGCTCGGCCTGCTGTTCTACCTGGTCGTCCTGGCGGTGGAGCGGGCGGCGACGCCCTGGCGCCGGCATGGCGGCCGATAA
- the hydA gene encoding dihydropyrimidinase gives MRTLITGGTLVGPLGATPTDVLVDGETVAALLAPPVPIDPSARGAAGAATAAASGTGRPVVDADRVIDATGKYVIPGGVDVHTHMELPFGGTAASDTFATGSAAAAWGGTTTIVDFAVQRTGEVVEEGLTAWHAKAAGQCAIDYGFHMIMGGVDEAALKAMDSLVAHEGVTSFKLFMAYPGVFFSDDGQILRAMQRAAESGATIMMHAENGLAIDVLVAQALARGDTDPIHHGLTRPPALEGEATHRASVLAQVAGNPPLYFVHLSASEALGVISAARTAGRNVFAETCPQYLYLSLEEHLGAPGFEGARYVASPPLRTNTAPHADDLWRGLRTDDLAVVSTDHCPFCLKEQKELGRGDFSKIPNGIGTVEHRIDLIYQGVVTGKISLQRWVETCATTPARMFGLYPRKGVVAPGSDADIVVYDPNATTTISAATHHMNLDHSAWEGFEIAGKVDTVLSRGSVVVSDGQFHGRAGHGRYVPRGLSQYLR, from the coding sequence ATGAGGACGCTCATCACGGGTGGGACGCTGGTCGGACCGCTCGGCGCGACCCCGACCGACGTGCTCGTCGACGGCGAGACGGTGGCCGCCCTGCTCGCCCCGCCGGTCCCGATCGACCCGTCCGCCCGGGGCGCGGCCGGCGCCGCGACGGCGGCAGCGAGCGGCACCGGCCGGCCGGTGGTCGACGCCGATCGGGTCATCGACGCCACCGGCAAGTACGTCATCCCGGGCGGGGTCGACGTGCACACCCACATGGAGCTGCCGTTCGGCGGCACAGCGGCCTCCGACACGTTCGCCACCGGCTCGGCCGCCGCGGCCTGGGGCGGCACGACCACGATCGTCGACTTCGCCGTGCAGCGCACCGGCGAGGTCGTCGAGGAGGGCCTGACCGCCTGGCACGCCAAGGCCGCCGGGCAGTGCGCGATCGACTACGGCTTCCACATGATCATGGGTGGGGTCGACGAGGCCGCGCTCAAGGCGATGGACTCCCTCGTCGCCCACGAGGGCGTCACCAGCTTCAAGCTGTTCATGGCCTACCCGGGCGTGTTCTTCAGCGACGACGGCCAGATCCTGCGGGCGATGCAGCGCGCCGCCGAGTCCGGCGCCACGATCATGATGCACGCGGAGAACGGCCTGGCCATCGACGTCCTCGTCGCCCAGGCGCTGGCCCGCGGCGACACCGATCCGATCCACCACGGCCTGACCAGACCGCCGGCGCTGGAGGGCGAGGCCACCCACCGGGCGTCCGTGCTCGCCCAGGTCGCCGGCAACCCCCCGCTGTACTTCGTGCACCTGTCCGCCTCCGAGGCCCTCGGAGTGATCAGCGCCGCCCGCACCGCCGGGCGCAACGTGTTCGCCGAGACCTGCCCGCAGTACCTGTACCTCAGCCTGGAGGAGCATCTCGGCGCCCCCGGCTTCGAGGGCGCCAGGTACGTCGCCTCCCCGCCGCTGCGGACGAACACCGCCCCGCACGCCGACGACCTGTGGCGCGGCCTGCGCACCGACGACCTCGCCGTCGTCTCCACCGACCACTGCCCGTTCTGCCTCAAGGAGCAGAAGGAGCTCGGCCGCGGCGACTTCTCGAAGATCCCCAACGGGATCGGGACCGTCGAGCACCGCATCGACCTGATCTACCAGGGAGTCGTCACCGGGAAGATCTCGCTGCAGCGGTGGGTCGAGACCTGCGCGACCACCCCGGCGCGGATGTTCGGCCTCTACCCGCGCAAGGGTGTCGTCGCCCCCGGCTCGGACGCGGACATCGTCGTCTACGACCCGAACGCGACGACGACGATCAGCGCCGCCACCCACCACATGAACCTCGACCACTCGGCCTGGGAGGGCTTCGAGATCGCCGGGAAGGTCGACACGGTGCTCTCCCGCGGATCCGTCGTGGTCTCCGACGGCCAGTTCCACGGCCGCGCCGGCCACGGCCGCTACGTTCCCCGCGGCCTGTCCCAGTACCTGCGGTGA
- a CDS encoding nitrilase-related carbon-nitrogen hydrolase produces the protein MSRVIRAALVQARWTGDKETMTKAHEEYARSAAAAGAKAICFQELFYGPYFCQVQDPAYYAYAESVPGPTTERFQTLAAELGMVMVLPMYEQEQPGVLYNTAAVVDADGRYLGKYRKTHIPHVTGFWEKFYFRPGNLGFPVFDTAIGRVGVYICYDRHFPEGWRALGLNGAEIVFNPSATSRGLSNYLWKLEQPAAAVANEYFIGAINRVGIEDLGDDDFYGTSYFVDPEGTFVDGTGDAHEPELLVRDLDLDLLAEVRNRWAFYRDRRPDAYGDLTAP, from the coding sequence ATGTCCAGGGTGATTCGAGCCGCTCTCGTCCAGGCCCGCTGGACCGGCGACAAGGAAACCATGACCAAGGCGCACGAGGAGTACGCCCGATCCGCCGCCGCCGCCGGGGCGAAGGCGATCTGCTTCCAGGAGCTGTTCTACGGCCCGTACTTCTGCCAGGTGCAGGATCCGGCCTACTACGCCTACGCCGAGTCGGTCCCCGGGCCCACGACCGAGCGTTTCCAGACGTTGGCCGCCGAACTCGGCATGGTGATGGTGCTGCCGATGTACGAGCAGGAGCAGCCCGGCGTGCTGTACAACACCGCGGCCGTCGTCGACGCCGACGGCCGCTATCTCGGCAAGTATCGGAAGACCCACATCCCGCACGTGACCGGGTTCTGGGAAAAGTTCTACTTCCGGCCGGGAAACCTGGGATTCCCGGTCTTCGACACCGCGATCGGGCGGGTCGGCGTCTACATCTGCTACGACCGGCACTTCCCCGAGGGCTGGCGGGCCCTCGGCCTGAACGGCGCCGAAATCGTGTTCAACCCGTCGGCGACGTCCCGCGGCCTGTCCAACTATCTGTGGAAACTTGAGCAGCCGGCCGCGGCGGTCGCCAACGAGTACTTCATCGGCGCGATCAACCGGGTCGGGATCGAGGATCTCGGCGACGACGACTTCTACGGCACGTCCTATTTCGTCGACCCCGAGGGCACCTTCGTCGACGGCACCGGCGACGCGCACGAGCCCGAGCTGCTGGTCCGCGACCTCGACCTCGACCTGCTGGCCGAGGTGCGCAACCGCTGGGCCTTCTACCGGGACCGCCGCCCGGACGCCTACGGCGACCTCACCGCCCCCTGA
- a CDS encoding aspartate aminotransferase family protein — protein MTTTPATPATPATPASPDVAGRSEAYADDRRHVFHSWSAQASLDPVVVAGAEGSWFWDESGRRYLDFSSQLVNANIGHQHPAVVEAIAAQARSLTTVAPFHAHEVRSRAARLIAERAPGDLDRVFFTNGGAEATENAVRIARLATGRHKILAAYRSYHGATGGSITLTGEPRRWPSEPGIPGVVHFFGPYPYRSPFHAVDAAEESDRALAHLAEVIALEGPATIAAIIVEPVVGTNGILVPPPGYLAGVRELCDTHGIVFIADEVMSGFGRCGEWFAVDHWGVVPDLICFAKGVNSGYVPLGGVILAPHLADAFAERPYPGGLTYSGHLLGCAAAVASIEAFEAEGILDHVRMLGTEVIGPGLAKLAANHPSVGEVRGLGVFWALELVRDGATREPLVPFNAAGPAAAPMGAVAAACRERGLWPFTHFNRVHVVPPCTISVADARTGLAILDEALTIADGFTTA, from the coding sequence TTGACGACCACCCCGGCCACCCCCGCCACCCCCGCCACCCCCGCCAGCCCCGACGTCGCCGGCCGCAGCGAGGCGTACGCCGACGATCGTCGGCACGTGTTCCACTCCTGGTCGGCCCAGGCCAGCCTCGACCCGGTGGTCGTCGCCGGCGCCGAGGGAAGCTGGTTCTGGGACGAGTCCGGCCGCCGCTACCTGGACTTCTCCTCGCAGCTGGTCAACGCCAACATCGGCCACCAGCACCCGGCGGTGGTCGAGGCGATCGCCGCGCAGGCCCGTTCGCTGACGACCGTCGCGCCGTTCCACGCCCACGAGGTGCGTTCCCGCGCCGCGCGCCTCATCGCCGAACGCGCGCCGGGCGACCTCGACCGCGTCTTCTTCACCAATGGCGGGGCCGAGGCCACCGAGAACGCGGTGCGCATCGCCCGGCTCGCCACCGGCCGCCACAAGATCCTCGCCGCCTACCGCTCGTACCACGGCGCGACCGGCGGCTCGATCACCCTGACCGGGGAGCCGCGACGCTGGCCCAGCGAACCGGGGATCCCCGGCGTGGTGCACTTCTTCGGGCCCTACCCGTACCGCTCGCCGTTCCACGCCGTCGACGCCGCCGAGGAGTCCGACCGCGCGCTCGCCCACCTCGCGGAGGTGATCGCGCTGGAGGGCCCCGCGACGATCGCGGCGATCATCGTCGAGCCGGTCGTCGGCACGAACGGGATCCTGGTGCCGCCGCCGGGGTACCTCGCCGGGGTGCGTGAGCTGTGCGACACCCACGGCATCGTGTTCATCGCCGACGAGGTGATGTCCGGCTTCGGCCGGTGCGGCGAGTGGTTCGCCGTCGACCACTGGGGGGTCGTCCCGGATCTGATCTGCTTCGCCAAGGGCGTGAACTCCGGCTACGTCCCGCTTGGCGGGGTGATCCTCGCCCCGCATCTCGCCGACGCCTTCGCCGAGCGCCCCTACCCGGGCGGGCTGACCTACTCGGGGCACCTGCTGGGCTGCGCCGCGGCGGTCGCCTCGATCGAGGCGTTCGAGGCGGAGGGGATCCTCGACCACGTGCGGATGCTCGGCACCGAGGTCATCGGGCCGGGGCTGGCGAAGCTGGCGGCGAACCATCCGTCGGTCGGCGAGGTCCGCGGGCTCGGGGTGTTCTGGGCGCTGGAGCTGGTCCGCGACGGCGCCACCCGCGAGCCGCTCGTGCCGTTCAACGCCGCGGGCCCGGCCGCGGCCCCGATGGGTGCGGTCGCCGCGGCCTGCCGCGAGCGCGGCCTGTGGCCGTTCACCCACTTCAACCGGGTGCACGTGGTCCCGCCGTGCACCATCTCCGTGGCGGACGCGCGGACCGGTCTGGCCATCCTCGACGAGGCGCTGACAATCGCCGACGGCTTCACCACGGCCTGA
- a CDS encoding TIGR03842 family LLM class F420-dependent oxidoreductase, with the protein MDVGVVLQTNPPASRVVDLARQAENLGFSHIWTFDSHLLWEEPFVIYSQILAATRKVLVGPMVTNPATRDWTVTASLFATLNEMFGNRTICGIGRGDSAVRVLNGKPVSLATLRECVGVVRELANGRSAQVGGSTVRFPWGAASRLDIWIAAYGPKALALTGEIGDGFILQLADPDIAAWTIRAVRRAAEQAGRDPAAVRFCVAAPAYVGAADPLSLAHQRDQCRWFGGMVGNHVADLVARYGANGSVPTALTSYIAGRTGYDYNEHGRAGNAHTTFVPDEIVDRFCLLGPPEAHIERLAQLAELGVDQFAVYLQHDAKVATLEAYGETVIPAVAGTVRATSAGTQPPAPIAPATSAPSATPPAVPPAVVSTDDPTEAAGG; encoded by the coding sequence GTGGACGTCGGAGTGGTGCTGCAGACGAACCCGCCCGCCTCCCGGGTGGTCGACCTCGCCCGGCAGGCGGAGAACCTGGGCTTCAGCCACATCTGGACCTTCGACTCCCACCTGCTGTGGGAGGAGCCGTTCGTCATCTACAGCCAGATCCTCGCCGCGACCCGCAAGGTGCTCGTCGGGCCGATGGTGACGAACCCGGCGACGCGGGACTGGACGGTCACGGCGTCGCTGTTCGCCACCCTCAACGAGATGTTCGGCAACCGGACGATCTGCGGGATCGGCCGGGGCGACTCGGCCGTGCGGGTCCTCAACGGCAAACCCGTGTCGCTGGCGACGCTGCGCGAGTGCGTCGGCGTCGTGCGGGAGCTCGCGAACGGGCGTAGCGCGCAGGTCGGCGGCAGCACCGTGCGTTTCCCGTGGGGCGCGGCGAGCCGGCTCGACATCTGGATCGCCGCCTACGGGCCGAAGGCGCTGGCGCTGACCGGGGAGATCGGCGACGGGTTCATCCTCCAGCTCGCCGACCCCGACATCGCCGCCTGGACCATCCGGGCGGTGCGCCGGGCCGCCGAACAGGCCGGGCGAGACCCGGCGGCGGTGAGGTTCTGCGTCGCCGCCCCCGCCTACGTCGGCGCCGCGGACCCGCTGTCGCTGGCCCACCAGCGCGACCAGTGCCGCTGGTTCGGCGGGATGGTCGGCAACCACGTCGCCGACCTCGTCGCCCGCTACGGCGCGAACGGCTCCGTGCCGACCGCGCTGACCAGCTACATCGCCGGGCGCACGGGCTACGACTACAACGAGCACGGCCGGGCCGGCAACGCCCACACCACGTTCGTCCCCGACGAGATCGTCGACCGGTTCTGCCTGCTCGGCCCGCCCGAGGCCCACATCGAGCGGCTGGCGCAGCTCGCCGAGCTCGGTGTCGACCAGTTCGCCGTCTACCTGCAGCACGACGCCAAGGTCGCGACCCTGGAGGCCTACGGCGAGACGGTGATCCCCGCCGTCGCCGGGACGGTCCGCGCGACCAGCGCCGGCACCCAGCCTCCCGCCCCGATCGCCCCGGCGACCTCGGCGCCGTCGGCGACGCCGCCCGCGGTGCCGCCCGCCGTAGTGTCGACAGACGACCCGACTGAGGCGGCGGGCGGATGA
- a CDS encoding ABC transporter permease, with protein sequence MTDAALSTAAAATAAGPATGSPPAGDLAGPDPFGLPPRRQASAAAAVRDRLRRGVLALVAIVLLCAVWEGYKAIGSPQGTRLFGAPVLPRTTDTAMPHVWSVLAELGRPELSLRDDRTVGESVLRGMWFSLRVALAGFGVGVAVGVLLAVAMARLRVLERGLLPYVIASQTVPLVALAPLVAGWGGRLHLGGLEWQRWMSVALIAAYLAFFPVAVGMLRGLQAPAAESVELMRSYAASWWQTLIRLRLPASVPYLMPALRLAAASAVIGTVVAEISTGTRGGVGRLIIDYSMSASSDATRLYDAVLGAAVTGLVMAAAVALLEAAVGRRWGRHA encoded by the coding sequence ATGACCGACGCCGCCCTGTCGACGGCCGCGGCGGCGACCGCGGCCGGTCCCGCCACCGGGTCCCCGCCCGCCGGCGACCTCGCGGGCCCCGACCCGTTCGGCCTGCCGCCGCGACGGCAGGCCTCGGCCGCGGCCGCGGTGCGGGACCGACTGCGCCGGGGTGTCCTCGCGCTCGTCGCGATCGTGCTGCTGTGCGCCGTGTGGGAGGGCTACAAGGCGATCGGGTCGCCGCAGGGCACCCGGCTGTTCGGCGCTCCGGTGCTGCCGCGGACCACGGACACGGCCATGCCGCACGTCTGGTCGGTGCTGGCCGAGCTGGGCCGGCCCGAGCTCAGCCTGCGCGACGACCGCACCGTCGGGGAGTCGGTGCTGCGCGGCATGTGGTTCTCGTTGCGGGTGGCGCTCGCCGGCTTCGGGGTCGGGGTCGCCGTCGGCGTGCTGCTCGCCGTCGCGATGGCCCGCCTGCGGGTGCTGGAACGCGGGCTGCTGCCGTACGTGATCGCCAGCCAGACCGTCCCGCTGGTCGCGCTCGCCCCGCTGGTGGCCGGCTGGGGCGGCCGGCTGCACCTGGGCGGCCTGGAATGGCAGCGCTGGATGTCGGTGGCGCTGATCGCCGCCTACCTGGCGTTCTTCCCCGTCGCCGTCGGGATGCTGCGCGGGTTGCAGGCGCCGGCGGCGGAGTCGGTGGAGCTGATGCGCAGCTACGCGGCGTCGTGGTGGCAGACGCTGATCCGGCTGCGGCTGCCGGCCTCGGTGCCGTACCTGATGCCGGCGCTGCGGCTCGCGGCCGCCTCGGCGGTGATCGGCACGGTCGTCGCCGAGATCTCCACCGGCACCCGCGGCGGCGTCGGGCGACTGATCATCGACTACTCCATGTCGGCGAGCAGCGACGCGACCCGGCTGTACGACGCGGTGCTCGGCGCCGCGGTCACCGGGCTGGTCATGGCCGCCGCGGTGGCGTTGCTGGAAGCGGCGGTCGGCCGCCGGTGGGGTCGTCATGCCTGA